A genomic stretch from Corynebacterium faecale includes:
- a CDS encoding YceD family protein: MKSPFVFDVAALLRGSGIPENIQQSGPSPARIGPEMIAIPEGGTVDVDAHFIPLGGGISVQATIQAQLLGQCSRCLRELTPHTSLNISEVFAVDDDFITGELAEDEDELPQVHQDSVDLLQSVIDAAGLNLPFNPLCTELGFDSCDDSDVPAPDGTVDAAGRAEDGDDPVDPRWAGLEKFL; encoded by the coding sequence ATGAAATCTCCTTTTGTATTTGATGTCGCAGCGCTGCTGCGCGGTAGCGGTATCCCAGAAAACATCCAGCAGTCAGGCCCCAGCCCGGCGCGTATCGGTCCTGAGATGATCGCTATCCCCGAGGGCGGCACCGTCGATGTAGACGCCCATTTCATTCCGCTCGGTGGAGGAATCTCCGTGCAGGCAACCATCCAGGCCCAGCTCCTGGGTCAGTGTTCGCGGTGCCTGCGTGAGCTCACCCCGCACACCAGCCTCAATATCTCCGAGGTGTTCGCAGTCGATGATGATTTCATCACAGGTGAACTGGCCGAGGACGAGGACGAGCTGCCACAGGTCCACCAGGATTCGGTGGATCTCCTGCAGTCCGTCATTGACGCAGCGGGTCTGAACCTGCCGTTCAACCCATTGTGTACTGAACTCGGATTCGATTCCTGTGATGACAGTGATGTCCCCGCACCGGATGGCACGGTGGACGCAGCGGGCAGGGCCGAAGACGGCGACGACCCGGTTGATCCGCGTTGGGCAGGCCTGGAGAAGTTCCTGTGA
- a CDS encoding DivIVA domain-containing protein: MYKVFEALDALVHNVERAYGVPMTSNCVVPRQDMLVLLDDLRDALPTELDDAQDVLDHRDGLIREAEERARAILEDAEIESRDLLQRATDESDAMVEDATNHANSVVAKANDTADRTVTDARREADALTERAQAECDRLVASGNDSYRRAVAEGQAEQERLISEAEVVRRANEEAHRIVDGAHADSNKLRNECDEYVDSKLAEFETSLSTTLRSVSADRTALRRGAGATGPAREPREPRDARDSRETAGRDYEREYDREPRSYERDY; the protein is encoded by the coding sequence ATGTACAAAGTCTTCGAGGCACTTGATGCACTAGTCCATAACGTCGAGCGCGCCTATGGCGTCCCCATGACCTCCAACTGCGTGGTTCCACGCCAGGACATGCTCGTACTCTTGGATGACCTGCGTGACGCACTGCCCACCGAACTCGATGACGCTCAGGATGTACTCGATCATCGTGACGGCCTGATCCGTGAGGCGGAAGAACGTGCGCGCGCGATCCTCGAGGATGCCGAGATAGAATCCCGGGATCTGCTCCAGCGGGCCACCGATGAGTCGGATGCCATGGTCGAGGATGCCACCAACCACGCCAATTCCGTGGTGGCGAAAGCCAATGACACCGCTGATCGCACCGTCACCGATGCACGACGTGAGGCGGATGCACTCACCGAACGTGCCCAGGCAGAATGTGATCGCCTTGTCGCTTCCGGCAATGATTCCTATCGCCGTGCCGTCGCCGAGGGGCAGGCTGAGCAGGAGCGGCTGATCAGTGAAGCGGAAGTGGTCCGCCGCGCGAATGAGGAAGCCCACCGGATTGTCGATGGCGCCCACGCCGATTCCAACAAGCTGCGCAATGAATGTGACGAGTACGTCGATTCCAAACTTGCCGAGTTCGAGACCTCCCTGTCCACCACCCTGCGGAGTGTCTCCGCGGACCGCACAGCACTGCGCCGCGGTGCCGGAGCAACCGGCCCCGCACGTGAGCCACGCGAGCCACGCGATGCCCGTGACTCCCGGGAAACCGCAGGCCGCGACTATGAACGCGAGTACGACCGCGAGCCCCGATCCTACGAGCGGGACTACTGA